From a region of the Campylobacter showae genome:
- a CDS encoding respiratory chain complex I subunit 1 family protein, whose protein sequence is MEILQTIFLMIFQVVVIVLVAPLFDGMARKLRAKLQSKQGSDFFQTYRDIIKLFRRGRTVPECSHWVFRWAPFFLFATSAAILAAIPITYSKSTIFGAYSDIFVILYLGALLRFVFGAASLDSGNPFAATGGGREQMLAVYVEPVMIMCLIVVMLAAGTSNLVEIQSMVKSGQIGYQIPSFAVASIAFLWCIYVETGRKPFDLAEAEQELQEGLLGEYAGSDLGLVQAALILKQFAMIGLFLAIFEPWNFSNPFLAVIIFVLKAGVFYVAAVFIDNFGPRFRMTSSLRKNAVAALAISFVALTLYVVGV, encoded by the coding sequence ATGGAAATTTTACAGACTATATTTTTAATGATATTTCAAGTCGTCGTCATCGTCTTAGTCGCGCCGCTATTTGACGGTATGGCCAGGAAACTAAGAGCCAAACTACAATCAAAACAAGGCAGCGATTTTTTCCAGACGTATCGCGACATCATAAAGCTATTTAGACGCGGTAGAACCGTGCCTGAGTGCTCTCACTGGGTATTTAGGTGGGCGCCGTTTTTTCTATTTGCCACTTCGGCGGCGATACTAGCGGCTATTCCTATTACTTATAGCAAGAGCACGATTTTCGGAGCTTACTCCGATATTTTCGTGATTCTTTACCTTGGCGCGCTTTTGAGATTCGTATTTGGCGCCGCATCTTTAGATAGCGGTAACCCGTTTGCGGCTACCGGCGGCGGACGCGAACAAATGCTAGCCGTTTATGTCGAGCCGGTCATGATAATGTGCCTAATCGTCGTTATGCTAGCGGCCGGAACGTCAAATTTGGTCGAGATACAATCAATGGTAAAAAGTGGCCAAATCGGATATCAGATCCCAAGCTTTGCGGTTGCTTCGATCGCGTTTTTGTGGTGCATATACGTTGAAACCGGCAGAAAGCCTTTTGACCTAGCAGAAGCCGAGCAAGAGTTGCAAGAAGGCTTACTAGGCGAATATGCAGGTAGCGATCTTGGCTTAGTTCAAGCGGCGCTTATTTTAAAACAATTTGCGATGATAGGACTTTTCCTCGCGATTTTCGAGCCGTGGAATTTTAGCAATCCTTTCCTAGCCGTTATAATTTTCGTTTTAAAGGCGGGAGTGTTTTACGTAGCAGCCGTGTTTATAGATAACTTCGGACCGAGGTTTAGGATGACTTCGTCCTTGCGTAAAAACGCGGTAGCCGCTCTGGCCATATCTTTCGTGGCTTTGACGCTTTACGTCGTGGGGGTGTGA
- the hyfE gene encoding hydrogenase 4 membrane subunit, whose protein sequence is MTMLDALAIGMIVTSLAVFGLRNLKLSVIVYAIETLLLVGIFAMLASKFNASQLSMWAVVAFFTKVLFVPAILLWLIKKLNVVSEDEPVGGFFVSPVIAMGFSLAIAMSINPIFLKFSLIQEKIMLLAAVCVFMMGVFGFMLRNSFIKQILAYCLFENGIHLSLALMAYNSNELVELGILTDAIFAVIIMSVLAIRFYKAYGSLDTSKATNLRG, encoded by the coding sequence ATGACTATGTTAGACGCATTAGCTATCGGCATGATAGTAACGTCTTTGGCGGTATTTGGGTTACGCAACCTAAAGCTATCCGTCATCGTTTACGCGATCGAGACATTACTTTTAGTCGGTATATTTGCTATGTTGGCGTCTAAATTTAACGCTTCGCAGCTATCCATGTGGGCGGTAGTGGCGTTTTTTACGAAGGTTTTATTCGTACCGGCGATCCTGCTTTGGTTGATTAAAAAGCTTAACGTCGTTAGCGAAGACGAGCCTGTGGGCGGCTTTTTCGTAAGCCCGGTTATAGCGATGGGATTTTCTCTAGCCATAGCGATGAGTATCAACCCGATATTCCTTAAATTTTCGCTAATTCAAGAGAAAATAATGTTGCTAGCCGCGGTTTGCGTGTTTATGATGGGGGTTTTCGGCTTTATGCTTAGAAACTCGTTTATCAAGCAAATTTTAGCCTATTGCCTTTTTGAAAACGGCATACATCTAAGCCTAGCGCTCATGGCTTACAACTCAAACGAGCTTGTCGAGCTTGGTATCTTAACGGACGCGATTTTCGCCGTTATCATCATGAGCGTTCTTGCGATTAGATTTTATAAAGCATACGGCAGCCTTGATACGTCTAAGGCTACGAATTTAAGGGGATAG
- a CDS encoding hydrogenase 4 subunit F produces the protein MDSLTLILILPLLGAILLFFSPKNYATLSLLHVAVSAVTSLALLFNVTKVLSGGTFYAHDKFLFLDSLGCVFLVLIAVTGFLVNLYATHYMKWELEEGHINLDALRKYYALSHVFIFTMTLSVICNNVAFMWAAIEATTLSSVFLVAILKDQKSTESGYKYIVLCSIGLAFALYATVLLYSATFAEIKDGETAMLWTGIMANAKNLSPDVAKLIFVFALIGFGTKAGLAPTHTWLPDVHAQGPAPISALLSGVLLKCAMLALFRYYAIAAQATGMEFVQSVMVISGLITLFVGGIFLIRQHDVKRMFAYHSIVHMGVIAFALGVGGPFGLFAAIFHCLAHSFTKALAFCSTGNIARIYGHKDMTKMGGMVKIAPITTMMFGAAVCSLVGVPAFAIFVSEYNVFVGAINSGQYFSTALFAIALAIIFIADFSHFNMASFGEPKAAVVHNKEMSIVENLPLILLCALIIIFGVWHVENFYALVNEGVKIMMGV, from the coding sequence ATGGATAGTTTAACTTTGATATTAATTTTACCGCTTCTTGGAGCGATACTGCTATTTTTCTCTCCGAAAAATTACGCGACTTTGAGTTTGCTTCACGTTGCGGTTAGTGCGGTTACGTCTTTGGCGTTGCTATTTAACGTGACGAAGGTTTTATCGGGCGGCACTTTTTACGCTCACGATAAATTTTTGTTCCTAGATAGCCTTGGCTGCGTGTTTTTAGTGCTTATCGCGGTTACGGGATTTTTGGTAAATTTGTACGCGACTCACTATATGAAATGGGAGCTCGAAGAGGGCCATATAAATTTGGACGCGCTTAGAAAATACTACGCGCTTAGCCACGTGTTTATATTTACGATGACTCTAAGTGTCATCTGTAACAACGTTGCCTTTATGTGGGCTGCGATCGAGGCTACTACGCTTTCATCGGTGTTCCTAGTCGCGATCTTAAAAGATCAAAAATCAACCGAGAGCGGCTATAAATACATAGTCCTTTGCTCTATCGGCCTAGCGTTTGCTCTTTATGCGACCGTACTTCTTTACTCTGCGACTTTTGCGGAGATAAAAGACGGCGAGACTGCGATGCTATGGACCGGTATAATGGCAAATGCTAAAAATTTGAGCCCTGACGTCGCAAAACTTATCTTTGTCTTTGCACTCATCGGTTTTGGTACGAAAGCAGGTCTTGCTCCTACGCATACATGGCTTCCGGACGTTCACGCCCAAGGTCCTGCGCCGATTTCGGCTCTACTTTCAGGCGTTTTGCTAAAGTGCGCGATGCTAGCTCTTTTTAGATATTACGCTATCGCTGCTCAAGCTACGGGTATGGAGTTCGTTCAAAGCGTGATGGTGATCTCAGGCCTTATTACGTTATTCGTCGGCGGTATATTCCTGATTAGACAACACGACGTAAAAAGAATGTTTGCCTACCACTCTATCGTGCATATGGGCGTTATCGCCTTTGCATTGGGCGTTGGCGGACCTTTCGGGCTATTTGCGGCGATTTTCCACTGCTTGGCTCACAGCTTTACAAAAGCTCTTGCGTTTTGCTCAACCGGCAACATCGCTAGAATTTACGGCCACAAAGATATGACTAAAATGGGCGGCATGGTCAAGATAGCTCCGATAACTACGATGATGTTCGGCGCTGCGGTTTGTTCGCTAGTAGGCGTTCCTGCGTTTGCGATATTCGTCAGCGAATATAACGTATTCGTCGGCGCTATCAACAGCGGTCAATATTTTAGCACCGCGCTATTTGCGATAGCTCTTGCGATCATCTTTATCGCGGACTTCTCGCACTTTAACATGGCGAGTTTCGGCGAGCCTAAAGCCGCGGTCGTTCACAATAAAGAGATGAGCATAGTAGAAAATTTACCGCTTATCCTGCTTTGCGCGCTAATCATAATATTTGGCGTTTGGCACGTAGAAAACTTTTACGCTCTAGTCAATGAGGGCGTCAAAATAATGATGGGAGTTTGA
- a CDS encoding NADH-quinone oxidoreductase subunit C produces MRGDKFVEILKTKVKVLEVTRQADDQITVLVDRNDLPLAVKTLYYDIGGFLSTMIPNDERTINGCFALYYAISMEGSKMTEADDFAAEDKCFITVKTLIPGVDPTFTSVTPLVPACVWYEREAFDMFGLVAEGLPDKRRLVLADDWPDGLHPLRKDAMDYRYRPDPVAHQDEPDAEFLFPSGDSVVDVPLGPLHVTSDEPGHFRLFCDGDEIIDADYRLFYQHRGMEKLAENRMNYDQMGYLAERVCGICGYAHAIACIEAAERAIKLEIPLRAQAIRVICLEIERLHSHLLNIGLACEVTGNYNAFMHIFRVREYSMELAQLVTGGRKTYGNVIMGGLRRDMTDNEIRQGLAIINKLDVQITEIWDAVMEDKRQLGRWKGVGVLDKQVARDFSPVGPNMRGSGFKRDNRYDHPYDFFKHIEFEVAVEHGGDVFSREVVRYKELKQSIHIIRQCFELMPQTPIMIDPVTMIKPENFALGYDEAPRGENVHWIMQGSAQKVFRWRCRAATYNNWPSLRYQFRGNNISDAALIVCSLDPCYSCTERVTVVDVNTKKSKILTEKDLKRFCQTGKISKKDLR; encoded by the coding sequence ATGAGAGGCGATAAATTTGTAGAAATTTTAAAAACGAAGGTAAAGGTTTTAGAAGTAACACGCCAAGCCGACGACCAAATCACGGTTCTAGTCGATAGAAACGACCTTCCGCTTGCGGTTAAGACCCTTTACTACGATATCGGCGGCTTTTTAAGCACGATGATACCAAACGACGAGAGAACGATAAACGGCTGTTTTGCGCTTTACTACGCGATATCTATGGAAGGCAGCAAGATGACCGAGGCGGATGATTTTGCCGCAGAGGATAAGTGCTTTATCACCGTTAAAACGCTAATCCCCGGCGTTGATCCGACGTTTACGTCCGTTACTCCGCTAGTTCCTGCTTGCGTGTGGTACGAGAGAGAGGCATTTGATATGTTCGGCTTAGTCGCCGAAGGCTTGCCTGACAAACGCCGCCTAGTTTTAGCAGACGATTGGCCTGACGGCCTTCATCCGCTTAGAAAAGACGCTATGGACTACCGCTATAGACCAGACCCCGTCGCTCATCAAGACGAGCCGGACGCCGAGTTTTTATTTCCTAGCGGCGATAGCGTAGTGGACGTACCGCTCGGACCTTTACACGTAACGAGCGACGAGCCGGGACACTTTAGGTTATTTTGCGACGGCGACGAGATCATAGACGCGGACTACCGCCTCTTTTATCAGCACCGCGGTATGGAAAAGCTAGCCGAAAACAGAATGAACTACGATCAGATGGGCTATCTGGCAGAACGCGTCTGCGGAATTTGCGGTTACGCTCATGCGATTGCGTGTATAGAAGCGGCAGAAAGAGCTATAAAGCTAGAAATCCCGCTAAGAGCGCAAGCTATCCGCGTGATTTGCCTTGAGATCGAGCGCCTTCACAGCCACTTGCTAAATATCGGCCTAGCTTGCGAGGTAACTGGCAACTATAACGCCTTCATGCATATCTTTAGGGTGCGCGAGTACTCCATGGAGCTAGCCCAACTCGTAACCGGCGGCCGCAAAACCTACGGTAACGTCATAATGGGCGGACTTCGCCGCGATATGACCGACAACGAAATTAGGCAAGGCCTTGCTATCATAAACAAACTCGACGTTCAGATTACGGAAATTTGGGACGCCGTGATGGAGGATAAACGCCAACTAGGACGCTGGAAGGGCGTAGGCGTGCTTGATAAACAAGTCGCTCGCGACTTTAGCCCGGTCGGTCCAAATATGAGAGGTTCGGGCTTTAAGCGCGACAACCGCTACGACCACCCTTACGACTTCTTTAAACATATCGAATTTGAAGTCGCGGTCGAGCATGGCGGAGACGTATTTAGTCGCGAAGTCGTGAGATATAAGGAGCTAAAACAGTCTATCCATATCATCAGGCAGTGCTTTGAGCTAATGCCTCAAACGCCGATCATGATAGATCCAGTGACTATGATCAAGCCTGAAAATTTCGCGCTCGGATACGACGAAGCTCCTCGCGGAGAAAACGTCCACTGGATCATGCAAGGCAGCGCGCAAAAGGTTTTCCGCTGGAGATGCCGCGCGGCTACGTATAACAACTGGCCGAGCCTCCGCTATCAGTTCCGCGGAAATAACATATCAGACGCGGCGCTAATCGTCTGCTCGCTTGACCCGTGCTATTCGTGCACCGAGCGCGTTACGGTCGTGGACGTAAATACTAAAAAGAGTAAAATTTTAACCGAAAAAGACCTTAAGAGATTTTGCCAAACCGGCAAGATTAGCAAAAAGGATTTAAGATGA
- a CDS encoding formate hydrogenlyase complex iron-sulfur subunit — translation MMKLFDITEKYGKATYAYPFEPYKVPENFRGQPFYTYELCVGCAACGVACPSNAIELKMNEKQDKLVWQFDCGRCIFCGRCDEVCPTGGVRLSQGFELAVKFDKSALIQRGELEMQKCKCCGKPYTPVRLINYTFSKLSTANLLPGRLEEAKNYLYICPECKKAQSVERLTKDVEEGIK, via the coding sequence ATGATGAAGTTATTTGACATAACCGAAAAATACGGAAAGGCGACCTACGCCTATCCGTTTGAGCCCTACAAAGTGCCTGAGAACTTCCGCGGGCAGCCGTTTTATACCTATGAGCTTTGCGTAGGTTGCGCGGCATGCGGCGTAGCGTGCCCTAGCAACGCTATCGAGCTAAAGATGAACGAAAAGCAAGATAAGCTCGTCTGGCAGTTTGACTGCGGACGATGTATATTTTGCGGACGCTGCGATGAGGTTTGCCCAACCGGCGGCGTGCGCTTAAGCCAGGGTTTTGAGCTTGCGGTTAAATTTGACAAGAGCGCACTGATACAACGCGGCGAGCTGGAGATGCAAAAGTGCAAATGCTGCGGCAAACCGTATACGCCGGTTCGCCTCATCAACTATACTTTTTCAAAGCTTAGTACGGCAAATTTACTCCCGGGTAGGCTAGAGGAAGCTAAAAACTACCTCTACATCTGCCCTGAGTGCAAAAAAGCGCAATCTGTCGAGCGCTTAACTAAAGACGTAGAGGAGGGGATAAAATGA
- a CDS encoding NADH-quinone oxidoreductase subunit B family protein produces the protein MSLYQVPENIKTANDLTAKLEHLKNIKRSFSVYRIDCGSCNGCEIEIFAAITPMWDPERFGFKLVANPRHADILVCSGPVTRQMYYPLLRAYEAAPDPKIVVAFGACGSTGGIFYDAYSVWGGIDKIIPVDVYIPGCPPHPASVIYGLGMALGIIDQKLQKRSFEQDDCKVPAVKESIMGDILFERDLEAESKRLMSYIFGRTLFTKYMDAAKTSPDIHDVAATKKAILEAMYKEEDPRYAECMGLLYNDVYLKYANAKQGENAIDVKKEIWDKR, from the coding sequence ATGAGCCTTTATCAAGTTCCCGAAAACATAAAAACGGCAAACGACCTAACCGCAAAGCTAGAGCATCTAAAAAATATCAAACGAAGCTTTAGCGTTTACCGTATCGACTGCGGCAGTTGCAACGGCTGCGAGATCGAGATCTTCGCCGCTATCACGCCGATGTGGGACCCTGAGCGCTTCGGTTTTAAGCTCGTAGCCAACCCTCGCCACGCAGATATCCTAGTCTGCAGCGGCCCGGTTACGCGCCAGATGTACTATCCGCTACTTCGCGCTTACGAAGCGGCTCCCGATCCAAAGATCGTGGTGGCGTTTGGCGCATGCGGTAGCACGGGCGGTATATTTTACGACGCTTATAGCGTTTGGGGCGGTATAGATAAGATCATCCCCGTAGACGTTTATATCCCGGGCTGTCCTCCGCATCCGGCTAGCGTCATCTACGGCCTTGGTATGGCTCTTGGTATCATAGATCAAAAGTTGCAAAAAAGAAGCTTTGAGCAGGACGACTGTAAAGTTCCGGCCGTTAAGGAGTCCATCATGGGCGACATACTTTTTGAGCGAGATTTAGAAGCCGAGTCAAAGAGGCTGATGAGCTATATATTTGGCAGAACGCTGTTTACTAAGTATATGGACGCTGCCAAAACATCGCCAGATATCCATGACGTAGCAGCGACCAAAAAAGCGATACTAGAAGCCATGTATAAAGAAGAAGATCCTAGATATGCCGAGTGCATGGGGCTTTTATATAACGACGTCTATCTAAAATACGCAAACGCAAAACAGGGCGAAAATGCGATCGACGTCAAAAAAGAAATCTGGGATAAAAGATGA
- a CDS encoding formate hydrogenlyase maturation HycH family protein, whose translation MIRVYKLTRRHMDENEKMPKELKDIKLFSTCVGHGVGTIDFSQKLLDISDEEYERIVANGGEYVKFKLGNLSKYFEVEIFREHAVRLIPELCECELKTELKNLREGYLVLRKDF comes from the coding sequence ATGATAAGAGTCTATAAGCTCACTCGCCGCCACATGGACGAAAACGAAAAAATGCCCAAAGAGCTAAAGGATATCAAGCTCTTTTCTACCTGCGTCGGTCACGGCGTGGGTACGATCGATTTTAGCCAAAAGCTGCTCGATATCAGCGACGAGGAGTATGAGCGTATCGTCGCAAACGGCGGCGAATACGTCAAATTTAAGCTGGGAAATTTAAGCAAGTATTTTGAAGTGGAGATATTTAGGGAGCATGCGGTTAGGCTCATCCCAGAACTTTGCGAATGCGAGCTAAAGACCGAGCTTAAAAATTTACGCGAGGGATATCTAGTGCTTAGGAAGGATTTTTGA
- a CDS encoding hydrogenase 3 maturation endopeptidase HyCI, producing the protein MKKALLCIGNPMRGDDDVGNETGRIVKANLKDWRVFYGQDVPENEFGALREFAPDIIVVVDAMSGFKDGAIEFFDLSNERDYIYSTHNLPTPVLLSYLRKICPKTLFLGISVLLENVLDFKEGLSENAKKSAQKAFERILEIDKNLN; encoded by the coding sequence ATGAAAAAGGCGCTTCTTTGCATCGGCAATCCCATGCGCGGCGACGACGACGTAGGCAACGAAACAGGGCGGATCGTCAAGGCAAATTTGAAAGATTGGCGGGTATTTTACGGACAGGACGTGCCTGAAAACGAGTTTGGCGCGCTTAGAGAATTTGCGCCTGACATCATCGTCGTGGTAGACGCGATGAGCGGGTTTAAAGACGGCGCGATCGAGTTTTTTGATCTAAGCAACGAGCGCGACTATATCTACTCGACGCACAACCTACCCACGCCCGTACTTTTAAGCTACCTGCGTAAAATTTGCCCCAAAACGCTGTTTTTGGGCATTAGCGTTTTGCTTGAAAACGTGCTTGATTTTAAAGAGGGCTTAAGCGAAAATGCGAAAAAAAGCGCGCAAAAAGCCTTTGAACGTATCTTGGAGATAGATAAAAATTTAAATTAG
- a CDS encoding formate/nitrite transporter family protein, whose translation MLNPAETAQAVSNSMEHKAHTPLVSIIFLAIMAGAAIAMGDIFWAHSTVGMAEKQSIGLANFIGGITFSCGLMMVVFYGGHLFTSSVLSGVSAYEGKLNLGKTINYWAIVWVFNFVGGALIAYMYYYSGLPLKYDGYILQHFVPAGIGKITAPFHELFIRGIFCNVFVCMSIWTATSESNLAGKFFAIMWMIGAFVACSMEHCVANMFIITEAIISKAHYIAASGGDVNAAAALLHTTADKLDVLNWGNFIGKNLVPVTLGNICGGLFFVGLVGFMANKFDMKKK comes from the coding sequence ATGTTAAATCCTGCAGAAACCGCGCAAGCGGTGTCAAATTCGATGGAGCACAAGGCGCATACTCCGTTAGTAAGCATTATTTTTCTAGCTATCATGGCGGGCGCGGCGATCGCGATGGGCGATATTTTTTGGGCGCACTCGACCGTGGGCATGGCTGAAAAGCAGTCTATAGGACTAGCAAATTTCATCGGCGGCATCACCTTTAGCTGCGGTCTCATGATGGTCGTTTTCTACGGCGGACATTTATTTACGAGCTCGGTTTTAAGCGGCGTTAGCGCGTATGAAGGCAAGCTAAATTTAGGCAAAACCATTAACTACTGGGCGATCGTTTGGGTTTTTAACTTCGTCGGCGGCGCGCTAATTGCTTATATGTATTATTACTCGGGCTTACCGCTAAAATACGACGGCTATATCTTGCAGCACTTCGTACCGGCCGGTATCGGCAAGATTACGGCGCCGTTTCACGAGCTGTTTATCCGCGGTATCTTTTGTAACGTGTTTGTCTGTATGTCTATTTGGACTGCGACCAGCGAGAGCAACCTTGCGGGTAAATTCTTTGCGATCATGTGGATGATCGGCGCGTTTGTCGCATGCTCTATGGAGCACTGCGTGGCAAATATGTTCATCATCACCGAAGCTATCATCTCTAAAGCTCACTATATAGCAGCAAGCGGCGGCGACGTCAATGCAGCAGCAGCGTTGCTCCACACTACGGCCGATAAGCTAGATGTGCTAAATTGGGGTAACTTCATAGGTAAAAACCTAGTTCCGGTTACGCTAGGCAATATCTGCGGCGGTCTTTTCTTTGTGGGACTGGTTGGATTTATGGCGAATAAATTCGACATGAAAAAGAAGTAA
- a CDS encoding Crp/Fnr family transcriptional regulator gives MKKSRLGLLETDILDVLDQNELAKFNREFLAKGATIYAESIKVVILKSGSGKLSFFEDGEEFIVYHLQKDNISIVDDVCVLEILEDSEIYSIDASDMGELLKNERFAKAYADTLVNISLLQRQIIKSILFESAKGRIANFLIELAAEQNLTQNGYHYVFLPFSLKVLSSFVGLKRQSASTAFNELIKDDIIRRITPHEFLIVDYEKLQSYTN, from the coding sequence TTGAAAAAATCACGACTAGGCCTACTCGAGACCGATATTTTAGACGTTTTGGATCAAAACGAGCTTGCTAAATTTAACCGCGAGTTTCTGGCCAAAGGCGCTACGATCTACGCCGAATCCATCAAAGTCGTGATACTTAAAAGCGGCTCGGGCAAGCTCTCGTTTTTCGAGGACGGCGAGGAGTTTATCGTCTATCATCTACAAAAAGACAACATCTCGATCGTGGACGACGTGTGCGTGCTGGAGATCCTGGAGGACAGCGAGATCTACTCGATCGACGCGAGCGATATGGGCGAGCTGCTAAAAAACGAGAGATTTGCCAAAGCATACGCCGATACGCTCGTAAACATCTCCTTGCTGCAGCGCCAGATCATAAAATCGATACTCTTTGAAAGCGCAAAGGGGCGCATAGCAAACTTTCTCATCGAGCTCGCCGCCGAGCAAAATTTGACGCAAAACGGCTACCACTACGTCTTTTTACCCTTTTCGCTAAAGGTGCTCTCAAGCTTCGTCGGACTCAAACGCCAAAGCGCAAGCACGGCCTTTAACGAACTAATCAAAGACGACATCATCAGACGCATAACGCCGCATGAATTTTTGATAGTGGATTATGAAAAGCTGCAAAGCTATACGAACTAA
- a CDS encoding riboflavin synthase: MFNGLIREIAQVASYSQNTLRLKAAYRPNLGDSVAVNGACLSVTQLHADGFSVELSAETRAHIATENLRGRVHIEPAMRLADRVDGHLLQGHVDAIGEVARIERRENGVDFYINLPSGVMPLMANKGSIAVEGVSLTINEVLPAGVRLTIIPITFRESLFGEFEPGRRVNVESDLLARYVARQLEFGRGAKNDGKSEISWDESQHIASLY; encoded by the coding sequence ATGTTTAACGGACTGATTAGGGAGATCGCGCAGGTTGCGAGCTATTCGCAAAATACTCTGCGACTAAAAGCCGCATACCGCCCAAATTTAGGCGATAGCGTCGCGGTAAACGGCGCTTGTCTTAGCGTGACGCAGCTGCACGCAGACGGCTTTAGCGTGGAGCTTAGCGCCGAGACTAGAGCGCACATCGCGACGGAAAATCTGCGCGGACGCGTGCATATTGAGCCAGCGATGCGGTTAGCTGACCGCGTGGACGGGCACCTACTACAAGGCCACGTAGACGCTATCGGCGAGGTCGCGCGTATCGAGCGGCGCGAAAACGGGGTCGATTTTTATATAAATTTGCCCTCTGGCGTCATGCCTTTGATGGCGAACAAAGGCAGCATCGCGGTCGAGGGCGTGAGCCTCACGATCAACGAAGTTTTGCCCGCAGGCGTGCGCCTCACGATCATCCCGATCACGTTTCGCGAGAGCTTGTTTGGTGAGTTTGAGCCGGGACGCCGCGTAAACGTGGAGAGCGACCTGCTCGCGCGCTACGTAGCTAGGCAGCTGGAGTTTGGCCGCGGTGCCAAAAATGACGGAAAAAGCGAGATCAGCTGGGACGAGTCGCAGCATATCGCGAGTCTTTATTAG
- a CDS encoding polyphenol oxidase family protein produces MKREILDVVFESERLKLGFTTRFGGVSEGAYEGLNLGDHVGDLPANVAKNREILAAALGITSRNLKFMRQIHSNRVEILRDLGDELPSCDGVITALRGVTLCILVADCSPVLIADERRGVVAVVHAGRAGVTGKICTNALSLMKSEFGCEASDLRVFVGANIKARNYEVGELDLGEFNRYKKDGKFDMETALRDEFAALGVGRAEFDPRCTFEMQELFSYRRDGVTGRFCGFAMNKILPK; encoded by the coding sequence ATGAAGCGGGAAATTTTAGACGTAGTTTTTGAAAGCGAGCGCTTGAAGCTTGGCTTTACGACGCGGTTTGGCGGCGTGAGCGAAGGCGCGTACGAGGGGCTAAATTTGGGTGATCACGTCGGCGACCTGCCCGCAAACGTAGCTAAAAATCGCGAAATTTTAGCCGCTGCGCTTGGTATTACGTCTCGCAATCTAAAATTTATGCGTCAAATTCACTCAAATCGCGTGGAAATTTTGCGAGATTTAGGGGATGAGCTGCCGTCTTGCGACGGCGTGATAACGGCGCTTAGAGGCGTTACGCTTTGCATTTTGGTCGCCGACTGTTCGCCCGTTTTGATCGCGGACGAGAGGCGGGGCGTGGTTGCCGTCGTGCATGCGGGCAGAGCGGGCGTAACGGGTAAAATTTGCACGAATGCACTCAGTCTGATGAAAAGCGAGTTTGGCTGCGAGGCGAGCGATCTGCGCGTATTCGTCGGCGCAAATATCAAGGCGCGAAACTACGAGGTGGGAGAGCTTGATCTTGGCGAGTTTAACCGCTATAAAAAAGATGGCAAATTTGACATGGAGACGGCCTTGCGGGACGAATTTGCCGCGCTTGGCGTAGGGCGAGCGGAGTTTGATCCGCGCTGTACGTTTGAAATGCAAGAGTTGTTTTCATATCGCAGAGATGGCGTCACGGGGCGATTTTGCGGTTTTGCGATGAATAAAATCTTGCCAAAATAG
- a CDS encoding tetratricopeptide repeat protein, whose translation MRKILLCLIVAASMLFAAQTRSSNEMTGAPASAPANSANKQFEDALAMYRVSDFSEAARLFNLACEGGHARACYDIGAMIASGKVAAKQPGTAARFYERACKMGDKLGCYALAYACQTGAGIAKDEARAYELYKNACELGLAKGCNEAGFMSERGMGVNADVKAAVKFYEKACKMGLEVGCENAKILKR comes from the coding sequence ATGAGAAAAATTTTACTTTGTTTGATTGTTGCGGCGAGCATGCTTTTTGCGGCGCAAACAAGATCCTCAAACGAGATGACCGGTGCCCCTGCGAGCGCGCCTGCAAATTCGGCAAATAAGCAGTTTGAAGACGCGTTAGCGATGTACCGAGTCTCGGATTTTAGCGAGGCGGCGAGACTGTTTAATCTAGCGTGCGAGGGCGGACACGCGCGTGCCTGCTACGATATAGGCGCGATGATCGCTAGCGGCAAGGTCGCGGCGAAGCAGCCCGGGACGGCGGCTAGATTTTACGAGCGAGCGTGCAAAATGGGCGACAAGCTGGGCTGCTACGCGCTAGCGTACGCGTGCCAGACGGGTGCCGGCATAGCAAAAGATGAAGCTCGGGCGTACGAGCTCTATAAAAACGCATGCGAGCTTGGGCTAGCTAAAGGCTGCAACGAGGCGGGCTTTATGAGCGAGCGCGGTATGGGCGTAAACGCGGACGTCAAAGCCGCGGTTAAATTTTACGAAAAAGCGTGCAAGATGGGGCTAGAGGTCGGCTGCGAAAACGCTAAAATCTTAAAGCGTTAG